In Paralichthys olivaceus isolate ysfri-2021 chromosome 13, ASM2471397v2, whole genome shotgun sequence, the following are encoded in one genomic region:
- the LOC138413506 gene encoding uncharacterized protein — MNLRNTCVSNGAPRAMATTATVSRCGETVEPTRIASEKAKTTLPVPPQLLAIAAQLGIEQTPNVQSQTHGQLVPQGSSVELENKADPSLSEDASSHHVDPVEAQGDIVLDEAPLQTPAPQPRQPSASVPGYDQDVARWNCSHQQKVWMKCEMEALGLWPGSRPVRHLMNMLSLWRYPPQPELIDTISELPSPHYFHLHPFFIWKPEHAIMDRVRNNYNLPCLHGCTNPLVVSSGIGRPRVIVGITGQYYILASRLTCKVCKKYWHADKPQWLEMLPQRISSIVPAFLTFKKAICKSVMDELRRSGRSADDMSKQLTEVLHLKYERAHLAYLSSVQNIRDGEAGVYGQKTITGLLRQVDTPAQFGDYADGDGWCGVSISSHYLVDCLVQEYRRQGHLLTLLLQGTFGRALRADHTRKVARKVVLSSGTMSSYSIMNENWMILSWGMLQSECDRSLNPLYEGLDRRYTAAGVEKANYQWVDRDCCAPFKILDPRLHEHLLWDSWRTTAAIEAEATSGNLANSCASRHKFNKDITIKLDVFHCKLHSLLWIRGTWKS; from the exons ATGAATTTAAGAAACACATGTGTCAGCAACGGTG CACCAAGAGCTATGGCAACAACTGCCACTGTGTCCAGATGTGGCGAGACGGTTGAACCCACTCGGATTGCTTCAGAAAAAG CCAAAACCACCTTGCCAGTCCCTCCTCAGCTCCTTGCTATTGCTGCTCAACTTGGAATAGAACAAACACCTAATGTGCAGAGCCAAA CACATGGACAGCTTGTGCCGCAGGGATCATCTGTAGAGCTCGAGAATAAAGCGGATCCATCTCTGTCGGAAG ATGCGTCATCGCATCATGTGGATCCTGTGGAGGCACAAGGGGACATCGTCCTTGATGAAG CACCTCTGCAAACTCCTGCGCCCCAGCCCAGGCAGCCATCAGCCTCTGTCCCAGGCTACGATCAGGATGTTGCGCGGTGGAACTGCTCCCACCAGCAGAAAGTATGGATGAAGTGTGAGATGGAGGCGTTAGGTCTATGGCCAGGATCGCGTCCAGTACGTCACCTGATGAACATGCTGTCCCTGTGGCGTTATCCACCTCAGCCTGAGCTCATAGACACCATCTCTGAACTGCCCTCACCACATTACTTCCATCttcatccatttttcatttGGAAGCCAGAGCATGCAATCATGGACAGGGTGAGGAACAACTACAACTTGCCTTGCCTTCATGGTTGTACAAATCCACTGGTAGTTTCTAGTGGCATTGGAAGGCCAAGGGTCATAGTAGGCATCACTGGCCAGTACTACATTTTAGCTTCACGACTCACATGTAAGGTTTGTAAGAAGTACTGGCACGCGGATAAGCCCCAATGGCTGGAGATGTTACCACAGCGCATCAGCAGCATTGTGCCAGCAttcctgacatttaaaaaagccatCTGTAAATCTGTCATGGATGAGCTCAGACGCAGTGGCAGATCAGCGGACGATATGAGCAAGCAGCTGACAGAGGTGCTTCACCTTAAATATGAAAGAGCTCATTTGGCCTACCTCTCGAGTGTACAGAACATTAGGGATGGTGAGGCAGGGGTCTATGGTCAGAAAACCATCACTGGGCTTCTTAGACAGGTGGACACTCCTGCTCAGTTTGGAGATTATGCGGATGGCGATGGCTGGTGTGGTGTGTCCATTTCCTCACACTATCTGGTCGACTGCCTGGTTCAGGAGTATAGGAGACAGGGACACCTTCTCACCCTTCTGCTGCAAGGGACTTTTGGACGGGCTTTAAGGGCAGATCACACCCGCAAGGTGGCAAGGAAGGTGGTGTTGTCATCAGGCACCATGTCCTCCTATTCCATCATGAATGAGAACTGGATGATCCTGAGCTGGGGGATGCTGCAGTCTGAGTGTGACCGGTCCCTGAATCCATTGTACGAGGGTCTGGATCGACGCTACACTGCAGCAGGAGTGGAGAAGGCAAACTACCAGTGGGTGGACAG GGACTGCTGTGCACCATTCAAGATCCTGGACCCGCGTCTCCATGAACACCTCCTATGGGACAGCTGGAGGACCACGGCAGCAATAGAGGCAGAGGCAACATCCGGGAACCTGGCAAACAGCTGTGCATCAAGACACAAGTTTAACAAAGACATAACAATCAAGTTAGACGTGTTTCACTGCAAGCTGCATTCTTTGTTGTGGATCAGAGGGACATGGAAAAGTTGA